The nucleotide sequence TCTGAATGAAAAtttacgaaagaaaaagaaggggGAGAGGGTGAGGAAGGGAAGGGTTGACAGCATGCATCCTGCCAAATAAGTTTGCCTAATACCGCCAATGTTCCTTTTTGCTATCTAGCGAGCTGAAAAATTATCGAGCTTGTGGTCTTTACAAAAGAGTGAACTAAATTACATGTTACTCAGGTCAGGTGTTTATTTACATCGTTAATTAACCTTAACAGTGCTTTGCACGTAAGGGCCTTTTATTATCAGTGTGATAACTCAGGTCTGTAGCGAAGAAATCATCACGCAAGTCGCAAGGCACAAAAAGACCCCGCAACAAACGTTATGAATCGAAATAACTTGTGGAATCAAAAAATCTTGGCTTGAAACTGGATAGGATTTTCTACTATGTCGGCATAATAGATAAGTAAGTTCGCaaggataaagaaaatttaGATGGCGTGGCGGTCTCCATCTAGAAATATAATaaattgtttccttcttttGGGAAAAGATGTATATCTTTATTTTGCTGTCGAAATAAAATGAGCAGTTTACGTTTCCATTACTTTTTTCATACGTTACGATACCCGAAATAATTTAAACAATTCTTCCAACGCTGAAAGTTGCCTCTTTTACCAGCTGAAAACGTTTTCTTGACACTCAAGTATTGTTCAAGGTCAATATGTTTTTCTGGACAAATAatcattaaattaaaaagaaaggaagggTGGTATTAATTCGGGGTCTTAGACTGTTGATTGACTCCAATTCCATCCTTACACTGTACGTGCAGATATGCATAATTCGCTTCGGTCAATAAATACAATTAATTAGCGCTACGATGGGTTTAAAGTAAACACGTGACAAAGTGTGGGACTAACTCAAGATCTTTAGATTTTAACGAGattttttgataattctttGCACTAGACCAAAGCGCTTAGACCATCACTGAGGCTAGGACGCTACAATGGGTCTTCCAATGTGACCTCTCTCGTTTTCTATATTTTAGTTGTAGAATTTTCCGTGAGTGAAGACGCAATAGAGTATTCAGTGAGCGGTCGGGTAACTTAAGGTGGAAAATTCTTACTAAAGACTTACAATAGTGAAAATCCACGGCATACCGTGGAGTTTTAAAGTATTTTAACGTCAATTTTACAGAAGTTTAAGGCCTCATTGAATATTTGCCgtttttttaatctaaaatgCTACTGAAGGAAAACATTCAAATGTTATTAAAGaagacattttaaaataaacatacCTCATGACATGCGATATTCTCTTTAACACGTTACTAAAGTAAAGAATACATAGTAATTCACATTGCCATAAATTAAAGGCAGTTTGAAAGAACTTACCTACGAAAGCATGGCCAAAATCAACTTCCCTAAGTATTCTTTTATCTCTCAAGCTAGGTAATGTTGGTAACATAAAAAAGTCCTTCGTTGAAGGTCAAATACCACTTCAATATAGTCATCTTCACGTGTAAAGGATACGACTGATACATTCATTGCGTCAGTTTAAGATaaaatcagaataaaaaaatcatgCTTGAAACAAGAGGAAATCCTCTATTTCATTCATATCATCTATGACGAACAATTATGGCCTTACTCCTATTACATTTTTCCTTAAATGCTTTAAACCTCTTCTAAATGTTTGTCTAACACTCAAACATTGAACATTACCTTTTTTTCGGGAAGTTGCTTTGGAAAATGCCATGAACATTTTTGAGATCAACCGAAATAAACTGATTTATTGCACGCTTCTGCTGCTTTGGTCAATTGATTCATGTAATGAACACGGCCGTACATCAGTTTTGATTTCAAAACAGTCATTTGTAAAATGATACATTCTTATTTCCTACAGTCttgaaagatttcaaaacaaagacCAGCAATTATACAAGATCTTGAATAATAATTTGTGCGTCTGCAAAGCATTTCAACAACAGTTTTAATTTCGCCGATGTTCTGATTTCCTTTAGAAATAGCAAATGAAATTGCTACATCTATCAAAGTTTCCATTTATCCTTAGCGGTTGTTCTCCAAGGAGCatcttattttttaaaaatgcagGCTTTATACTCCATACAAAACATGCGTCAATCAACCGCTAAACTGCCGCGATTTAACTCTCGATAAAAGAAATTGTGCCTACATCAATGTGTCGTCATACTCGCATATTCAAATTTTCGAACACGGTGACAAAACTTTACCCAATTTACCTTGATTTCCTGACCTTCACTGACCACCTCCACCATTGAAGTTGCAGAATCGCTAAAGTTTTCTTCCTTTGCGAAGTATCGTGTTTCGAAGTACAACAATACTCTTTGTTTATAACTTTATGAAATCTTTCCTATCAGTGATGTGATTCAAGAGCcaattttaaacagaaaatcccaccattttcatcaaaaatataACGGTACAGTTTTTACACCAGATTTTTAAAGTGACGAAATTTGAACTCCATGATAATTTTTGAATATTTCTTGATCTCCTATCACGTTTGCTTAATAATGTAGCTCAACTCTCTCCAGGTTACCTACTAtaataaaggaattgaaatttataatttgaGCATTGACCTCTTCTGGTTAAGTTTCCGGAATTCTTAGAATATTCTTTTGAATTCTGTTTTGACTAGAGATATGGGAAACGCGTCTCATCATTGTCTTAAATCTATGAACAAGATTCAAATTCTGGATTATTAATGGGaggctgtcacaaaaaaagaaaacaggaattcTCAAGAGGACGAATGCGACGAATCGATCGCATCAATAGGTACTGGAAACTCAACAGACAAATCTTcactctgatttaaaaaaaaatcataatttgcCATCGATCAAGCAATTCAGTTACcaataaaaataatcttttgtAGTTATGCCCATGGAGAGGAGGATGATCATGCTTaaatttgaataattaaaataaagtgaccttgctgtaaaaaaaaaaaaaccaaaaacaagaaaaattagatCCATTCTCCTCGAAAGTTTCCCAGACAATGAAATACATTGTTGGATTTCCGAACTTGCCACCCGTTCCTCGgtctcttaaaaataaatttcggAACAACAAATAATTGATCGAGGCTCTCAAAAATCATTTAATAAAAACATGTTGGCAGAAAGCTTATTCATGAATGCTATTTCCGTAAGCTATTGACTATAAATGTTAATGCAGTATATGAGTCGATTTAGTGACACAATACATCAATAAGTAGACAGAAAGCCATACTGCCGTACATACCTggaaatctaaaatttaaatttactaAACCTTAACATCCAATAATTTTTCACCTTCGTCGCTCATCCTTCTTTAACTCTTCTATCCAGGCACTGGTCTGATGCCTTTAGTTGGTGCCCCGCAGTCCAACAAGATGACACGGGATGAAGAGGACGAACAGAAATCTGCTCTTGATGTAGCTAATCCCGATGAAATACTAAAAGTTAGCCCACGAAGACGAAAGAAGGTTGTGACCTTCGCTAGCTTGGGAGATCTCGCACAGGTACAGGCTTTGGCCACCAACGAAGCAGACCCTCAGACCTCGGAGTTAGAAAAAGGGGATGGTTCTGAAGAATCCATGCCGTCGGCCCCAATTGATCCAGGTCATTTCTTAAACATGCCTTTAGAGGACTACGATGCCACTGGAAAGAATGTATGTACAGCTATTGTTAATTCATGACTTAACATGGTGTGAGAAATCATACAGAAGAGACAGAAGAGTTTATTTTATCTCATACAGGTTCCGGCTGATGATACCTTTCTTGTGTTACGTCAGTATGGTACAACATCGATTGGGCATCACATGTTCAGGTTCAACAGAGCGCGATCTTTGTGGCTCTTTGGACCTTTACACCCTCTTAGAAGGTGGACTATAAGTGTGGTTACCAATCAGTATCCTTTGCATGCATATTCAGCGAGTTAAACGGAGCTTCAGGCTTCCTTTGGGATACTACCGTGCATGAGCTATAACTCCATTggagaaaaataatgattttaatgaGATGGTGACGGATACGCTTTAAAGTACCTCTTCTGTTTGTATGTCATTCGAAAATGCTTGTATCCAAGATATTATATAGGATCTGTGGTTTTTTCTTGATTACTTCATGCAAGATATTTTGAAGTGATTATCATTCTAGTGATTTTGGTAAATTGCGTGTTCCTTGCGCTAAAAGACCCTCCTGAGGAAGCTGAGTAAGTAATCATTTTTATCGCCAGTTATTAGAGCCAGTTGGGTTTAAAAACATCTGAAAGGTGAACCCAGTTAGGCTGCAAATGTGTTTCTAATTTATATTGGCCTTCGTTCCCATTTAGAATTTGCGAGTCTGCTCATAGTCAAGCCTCTCCCCAGAGCTTCGACTGTATGAAAGGATTAAGCTATATGGGTTACCAAAAGAAGATAATCCTCCAACTTTTAATGTATCTTCGATATTACATTAgagcaaaaaaataatggttGATGTCCATTATTTTGTTTCGGATAGccctttttttcatcataacatCTCTTCCACCCGTTTCATTATCTTTGCGATAGCTTTGATTCAACTTGACAGAGTCTTTTGGAATGTCGATTTTAGGTACGTGTTCACTGCAATATACACTCTCGAAATGCTATTGAAGATCATATCACGTGGACTTATACTTCACACGTACGCCTACCTTAGAGATCCTTGGAACTGGCTTGATTTCATAGTAGTTGTTTTAGGGTGAGTTTAGCTGTTACACACGTGTCGTTGTAGAAAGGAGAGAGGTGAGTACCCTTCCAAAAATTATATTATATAATTGTAGGTAACTCTTTCATGACAATACACGGATTACTGTGGATCGTTCACATAAACTTGCAGCCCCACTGGCTCTTGATTTCAGATTTTAAGAAGGTCTGCGTTCGGTGGGAACAAGCAGAATAATATACATCAGTTTAATTCACAACTAGCAAAGCAATAGTCATAACTAGTGCATCAACACGTCAAATTTTCTTTGAGATCATTGTATTTCAACATAAGAGTGTCATATTCATCCGCGCCTCTTCAAATGTACCAGCTGAGTTTCAAATGCATATCTGAAGAGCAGTCATTCCCTGGACCCTTCTTTTATgcatattttcatttctccctacaatttcGGCTTCAGATACATCACGATGGCTCCAAATATCGCAAACTTCACGGCAATACGAACAGTCCGTGTCCTGCGGGCTTTAAGGACAATATCAGTTGTGTCAGGTGGGTGCAGTAGCCATTCGCTTTTGTCAAAGTTGCGCTATTCTTTTAGAATCTGACTGTATCACCGGATCGAAGTTGACAGTTTTCTCAACACTCGTTATTGTGACACTTAAGCCTGTAAGTAAAAGCACCGTTATGGGTTGTGGCCATTATCCCATACTAAAGGTTGATTCATGTAGTTCAATCATTTAAGAATTATAAACTTAATTACTACAGGTCTCCGAGCGATGGTGAACACCTTACTCCGTTCGTTGAAGCTTTTGAGTGACGTTCTGGTTCTGTTTCTGTTCTTTCTCGCTGTCATGGCGCTAATCGGTCTGCAGCTGTTTGTTGGAGAATTGAGGAATAAATGTGTTCTTGACCCTCCGGAGAACTTTACAGAAGACATAGGAGGATATATTCAAAATGAAAGTAAGAAATGATAAAGACCCCTGTAAGATCAACCTGACTTAGCAGCTGAATCTCTCCCCCAGCGCAATTAGTAAAACCAATTCACTTTGTAATTATGCAATTTTGAGGGTCAAAGGGAAATGGTTGCATGTTACTTGAAAATGAAGACATAATTTTTGCGTACATTTTAAAACCTTCATTGATCAACTCCGTTGTTTATATGTTCACCCGTCCTAGTCACGCCGGTAGTGGTCGAATAAGGCTGAATTGATAGTGAAGACGCTTAATTATCGGTTCTTTGCAGGTACCTGGCTAATGCGAAATGGTGAACCTGTTGTTTGCGGAAACTCCTCTTGGGCAGGGTAAGTAGGGTGGGGACTGCAAATGCGACAgttatttttgccttttataTTAGTGGTAATACTATGCAAGCTCAGCTGTTTTACCAAACATAGTACACCACCAACTCGCCATCTCTACACCCGCACCGCGAGATAATTCTTGCATTTATTCAATACAGAAACATTACTTTTGATAAAGTAAAGATTTCAATATTTGGTCCTGTCTTTTGACTTGTTTCAGGTGTTAAGGAGAGGATAAAAATTATCCTTTCTTGGGtgtatttaattcattttcaaaccaaaactatgtgagaaaaaaggaaagaaaaagtgaacACAACTTAATAACCACAACtacaacaaataaatacaaatatataagaAGAGAAAACACGGGGCGACTGATGTGTATTCTGAAATGAGATGAGCgcatgaattaatcgttttcAGTTCTTGTCCTGTTAATTACACTTGTATGGCGGACGCTGGACCCAACCCTGATTATGGTTTTACTGGCTTCGATCACATTGGCTGGGCATTATTAATGGCGTTCCAGATCCTCACAATGGATTACTGGGAAAACCTTTACAACAAGGTAATCCTGAATTTGGAATTGCTAATACCAATATCAGGAAAGAGAAGTAAATTTTTGATTTGACTGATTTATAATTATAACCTTTTGGTAAACTAAAGTCATCATTAATTTCTGTCTTTTTATCGCGTGTGCTCTGAAGAATGCTCTCCTAGGAACATTTTGACATGAAAACTATGTTTAGAAGCGCATAATACAATTGAATGCATTACAGTTACTTTGCGTTTACGTAATTCATATTTCTGTCCGTTAACGACAGGTTGTAAGAGCCGTGGGTATCTGGTATGTCTTCTACTTTGTGATCACAATTTTCTTCTGCTCGTTCTATCTCCTCAATCTTGTCTTAGCTGTAGTTTATCTCTCTTACGAGAAAGAGCTGCAATCTCTTCAACACGAGGTAAGAACAACTGcaggcaaaaatgaaaaatattcttattcTCAATATCAGTGGTCAAAAATAGGCAGGGGATGGAAGctgatgacaaaaaaagatATATCCTAAATGAAAATGTATTATCATTATCGGTTTATGTTCATTTCATCACAGGAAACGTTTCAGCTTAAAAACTATAATTTCATCGTACATTCTTTAGAAGTCATTGGTCTTGGAGGCAAACTCACAGACTGCCATTCATAACCCTCATAGAAGTACTTGTTACTCTGAGGTAAAAGTCCCCGCACATTCTTCCGACCGAACCCCTGCAGCATTTATTGTTGTAATGAAAGTGTCGTATGGCGAAGACAGGAAATGAAGAATTCTCTGCTTTTCCAATGACTTGATAATTTCCATGGAGCTCCCTTAAGAAGCTATCTTTAAAACGACTTGAAACGATAATCTAGGTAGGACCTTCCATTTCTTTTGATAGGAAAGGCGCAAGGAGCTTCTAAAGAAGACTGCCTCGTCCTACATTGCCGATCCTGATTCCGTTAAGTTTCTTAAGCCACtgaagaaattgagaaagaCCACGAAAGCTATAGCAGAATTAACTCAGGCCGCTTGTATCGTGACAGAAGTTCCAGAGGTTCATCGAGGAGATGCGAGAAAACGGCTAAGCTTAGCGAAAACATTGATGAAATTCTTCCAACATGTGAAGACAAACTGTGATAATTTGTTTAGCAAGTTTCCCTTTTTCAAGCCCATGAGAAAGAGAATGCGTGCTGCCGCTGAGTGTGCCACTTTTGACGTTGTCATTATAGGAATAATCTTGTTGAATACCATTGTACTTGCTCTTTATCATTACGGAATTGAAAAGTCATTCGAAAATGTCTTGGACCTGTGCAACATGGTAGGAAAACCTTTGTAATTGCTGTTTAGATTAATATTTCATGTTTGCCTCTGCCAAAGAAAGCATGTGAAATTTCCAGCCTGTAGCCTATGTCCAGTTTGATATATACCTAGCATAGATCAccttttttctctaaattagcacacaaatgaaaaaaactcaaGTATGTGGAGATATTTGAAACGTGCAATGATCGATTTAGGGGGTGCATATGTTGTGCATTCGATATCGTTTTTGTCAATTGACGATGTCAAACAGGGTCTTTGAGCGCTTTATTTTCATGGACTCTTATTAATGAGCAACAGCTCCGATATCACCATGTTTCTACCGGGATTTTAGGACGTGAGACAAAAAATCTGGCTTGCTTGAATAGACTTCAAGGAACTGCTTCTCAGATTCTCTCATCTCTTTTTTGTcaccttaaactttttttacaggTCTTCACGATAATATTTGTAGTGGAGATGATATGGAAGCTTGTCGCCTTTGGCCCGCTGACCTACGTGAAGAGCCGGTGGAACATATTTGACGCCGTCATAGTGATTGCTAGTGTTGCTGGGTATCTTACGGAGTCTGGTGGAAGCTTTAGTATCTTTCGAAGCCTAAGACTGGTACGTTgccactgagaaaaaaaaacaaattgaagttTCCTCTAAAAGTTTACAGACATACCTTGTAaataacaaaccagactgacgCAACATTTTAGCAATATTTATAATTACGGTAAATGGTTGAACCCGGAGGTAACATATAATAGCGTGGTTTGATCCAAAtagaacgacctaacttcaccGACGGATCGAGACCTACCAATCACGACCGATccacgccacttgagtcttacagccaataacatcacggcaaaacttACCAAAAAAGGTTTATACGAACCGGACTTAGAAAATTCGACTGgcaacaactattcacttgactctgatgatgatttcCACTTAGGTTGTCTAAACATCAGTCACCACCACCGACggcagtccttctcaggactacactcacccgggCGATCAAAATACACTATTCAAGTAGACAatactaatattttttttaataaacagaTTACAGGTAAAGGTCTTCAAATCATCAAAAAGTTATGAGTAGAGAAAATTAGCTATTAAGGTTTGTCTCGGCTTTAAATTAAAGCTACCTAATGATTCCTGCGTTCGAGAATTTGGAAcgatcagattttttttataaccgTACAGAGCCTTCGCGTTTAAATTTTTACGTCGATTTTAACCAAACGTAGCGATATCAATCATCTTTCATTCAATATTTCTAGTTCCGAGTTCTAAATCTTGCACAGTCATGGAAGACAATGAACAAACTTGTCTCTGCCATAACCAAGAGCGTGGGACCTGTTGGGAACATAACTCTCATTCTTGGTGTCATCATCTACATATTTGCTGTAGTAGGAATGAGAGTATTTGGTGACGCATACACGGAAGACAAGTTTGGCAATTATGGAATACCGCGCTGGAACTTCAATGATTTTTGGCACGCCTTCATGATGGTGTTCAGAGTGCTGTGTGGGGAGTGGATTGAGCCTCTTTGGGACTGCATGAGAGCCACTAGTCCATTGGCCCTTCTGGTCTTCTTGCCGGCATTTGTCATCGGTAACTTCATTGTGAGTATTTATGGCCTACAATTacattatttttatattaactGCCGATAAAATATTTGTCCAAGGTTTGCATAACAACACCTTTAAGAATCGAGCGAGTGGTGCGAgcttgatttgaaatcaaaggtatgatttcagaccaaagtTGCACAACTCGAAGTTCAATTATcactttattacatctattttgTACAAGTATTTTATTAATCCATTATATTGAGCTGGTTTAAAAAAGTCGCAAAAGTTGtctctcattttcctgcaattgaCTGATTTCTTTTAACAAGCTTTGGAATTGGCTGTTGTGGCTGGCTGTTGTGTTTTAGTAAAGCTGTCTTACTAGCTGGGAAAAATGATTTAAAGCTGAAAACGGTGTGATTTTGAATAAATGTCAAAGGTGAGAGCCAATTAGAATGAAAGGATCACAAGTGATCACAAAATAGTTGTAATAAATAGGGAAACACATGTCGAGCAAAACGCAAACAGTGAGGCCAGAGATTATTGGGGTCCTTTGCTCAAGCTTTCTTCTGTATTTACTGCTGCTAACGGGTGGATTGccacattttcatctttcttttagATAAATGGGGCTTAGTTTACTATTGATTCCCGTGGCTGGAACACAAAAGATTGGATCTAGTTAGGTCTCCgtacttttttatttcctgtgGTGACCAAACCATGTCCTGTCACGTTCCCTTTAGGTTCTCAATCTTTTCATTGCTCTCTTATTGAGTGCATTTGACTCTGAAGAAGAGGAGAGCACCTCTGATGATGACGAGGAACAAAACTCCAGGCTGAGACGCATCTTGAAGAGACTGACCAAGACTAAAAAGACGCGGTTGTTTGTGGCCACTTTTAAAGAGAGATACAAACTGTACGAGGTGCAGCTATTGGAAAGCAACGTGACAACGCGGAGAAGCCAGACAAGTAAATACGAGGAAGGAATTACAGGCAAGTAACTTAGAAGTTCTAGTATAGCAGTAAGCAATTACAGTCAATCTTAAATGGAGCTTTTAATTTCCCCCATACTGAATTTTCATAAAGCACTTTTTAATAACGAAACTTTCGTAGGAGATTTTTTCAAGATTACGACGCTTGGTTTATGGTCTGTTGGAAGGCTTTGGTCTGTGTATTGAAATAGCTCGACATTATTATTTCGCAGGATTTTACAGTTTAAGAAAAATGAGGATTCCAAGTTATTACGTGTGACACTTAGAATATTAATAATTTCAGGTGGGGCGCAAGTAATTACCTGTGAGGATCAATCGTCAAAAAGGATACCTAAGAAGTACATTGTGGAAGTGGATGACTGTCTGCCTGAATGTTGTATGTTCTCTATGTCGTCGCGCTTGCATTTTAGGTGGCTGAAGTTCCGGTGTAGTATCAGGTGTCTGGTGGAGCACAAGTACTTTGAATGGTTCATTCTTTTTACCGTCATGTTTAGTAGTTTTGTGCTGGTAAGAAAAAACACAAGCGTAATCTGagcattaaattttaatttgatagaGCGAGTCATATTTATTTGCAGACTAAGATTTTAGTAAAATTTCTTATCTTGAGAGGAATTCCCGTGTTAAATCAAAATGCTGCGACTGATTTTCGCAGTAAATTTGTCATCTGTCAGGAATCTTGAGAGAGAGCAAAGACTAAGAGAGCCTTATCCTTTCAGCACCTACGATCTAAAAAGCAGAATTCAATCCTCATCAATAGATCACATGCATACTCAATAATTTTATGTAACTTAACTAGATACTAGTTATTGTAGACCTATAACTCCTACAAGATAACAACAGGAAAACGGGAAAAGACATTAGAAGTTGTCTTGAAAGATCAACTACTTTGTCTTTCGTTAGATTTTTGAGGACATACACCTTCCGGAAAGGCCACTCCTAGCAAAGGCGTTAGATATTCTGAACTACTTCTTCGCAGCTGTCTTTTCTATGGAGTTCCTTCTTAAGATTTTTGGTCTCGGTGTCGTCAAGTATTTCTCTTCAGTATGGAATTGTTTAGATGCATTTATCGTCGCAGTAAGTTAAACTATTGACATGAAAGAACGCGTTTACTATAACTTAAAAATCATAAACTTAGGTGAGTGGTAAAGATCACACACACgagaagccaatgagaactcaagaGCTGACCAAGTCGACATTGATTGTAAGAGACACATTTCAAACAGTGAGGAGTAAAAGGGCTTATTTGGATGATATAGAGGACAACCATAAAGCACCTTTTATCTTTAAAGTCGTTTCGCTCAAATCAAAGTGTTCCTTAACGCAACTATGCCATTATTCCAGTCGTTGTGGTTCTCCTGACTTACTAACAAGCTATAAGAACTAACTCATCACTAACGTTGACTTTTCTGCAGATCTCGCTTGCTTGTCTGTCTGAGAACAAACAGTTATCAGTCTTCCGATCCCTTCGCACGCTACGAGCATTACGACCTCTCAGGGCCATATCTCGCATGGAAGGGATGAAGGTACGTAAACTGAGTACTCTGAATTTTCAAAAGTAAGTTTGCAAACTCTAGGATAGAAGGCCTGGACGCCATTAAGAGGAGAAAATGACGCCTGAAATAATAAGTTTGTGGAACTGCATCGTAATCAATCGTGAACTTATTTCGAAAAGCAACTTATGAAATAAAGATGTTAGCCTAAAATCTCCAACCGTGAACATGAATGAGAAATTGCGGTATGTTTTGACGTTCAAGTAGCCTGGTTTATTACAGAAAGCTTCTTCGATCATGCTTTTGATGTCTTAACTCATCACGGAAAGGTTCATTTAGACAGCCATTTccaatgttttcctttcacttttGCTTGCATTCGGCAATTTACCCATTCACGATTCCTTTTAATGCACTCAGGTTGTCATCAACGCATTATTTGCGGCCATTCCAGGTATCGGCAACGTTCTGGTGGTATCGCTCCTTTTCTGGTTAATATTCAGTATCCTTGGTGTCCAACTGTTCTCCGGAAAGTTCCAAGAATGCGTCGATCAAGTTGGTGAAAGAGTTTCAGCTGACGTTGTTccaaacaaaacagaatgtCTCCGCTTTCCGGAGAAATATACTTGGAGGAATGCCGAGGCCAATTTTGATAACGTTTTCAATGGTTTCCTTGCACTTTTTCTTGTGGTATGTCGCCAAACTCAATCGGGTGTAATGGAAATTTTAGAAAACATCCCTTTTTGGATTTTCTAGTGGTTAAAAACGTATGTCAGTTGGTTAGTCGAATTGTGCTTCTATTGTACAAGAGCAGGAAACACAACGCAAATTCAGAAAAACTCAATTGTAAGATGATATTATTTATGCAGATTGAAgctataaattattatttttcacatTTACGAGAT is from Pocillopora verrucosa isolate sample1 chromosome 7, ASM3666991v2, whole genome shotgun sequence and encodes:
- the LOC131775813 gene encoding sodium channel protein 1 brain isoform X3, producing the protein MFSLKIMRSSTGLMPLVGAPQSNKMTRDEEDEQKSALDVANPDEILKVSPRRRKKVVTFASLGDLAQVQALATNEADPQTSELEKGDGSEESMPSAPIDPGHFLNMPLEDYDATGKNVPADDTFLVLRQYGTTSIGHHMFRFNRARSLWLFGPLHPLRRWTISVVTNQYFEVIIILVILVNCVFLALKDPPEEAEYVFTAIYTLEMLLKIISRGLILHTYAYLRDPWNWLDFIVVVLGYITMAPNIANFTAIRTVRVLRALRTISVVSGLRAMVNTLLRSLKLLSDVLVLFLFFLAVMALIGLQLFVGELRNKCVLDPPENFTEDIGGYIQNESTWLMRNGEPVVCGNSSWAGSCPVNYTCMADAGPNPDYGFTGFDHIGWALLMAFQILTMDYWENLYNKVVRAVGIWYVFYFVITIFFCSFYLLNLVLAVVYLSYEKELQSLQHEERRKELLKKTASSYIADPDSVKFLKPLKKLRKTTKAIAELTQAACIVTEVPEVHRGDARKRLSLAKTLMKFFQHVKTNCDNLFSKFPFFKPMRKRMRAAAECATFDVVIIGIILLNTIVLALYHYGIEKSFENVLDLCNMVFTIIFVVEMIWKLVAFGPLTYVKSRWNIFDAVIVIASVAGYLTESGGSFSIFRSLRLFRVLNLAQSWKTMNKLVSAITKSVGPVGNITLILGVIIYIFAVVGMRVFGDAYTEDKFGNYGIPRWNFNDFWHAFMMVFRVLCGEWIEPLWDCMRATSPLALLVFLPAFVIGNFIVLNLFIALLLSAFDSEEEESTSDDDEEQNSRLRRILKRLTKTKKTRLFVATFKERYKLYEVQLLESNVTTRRSQTSKYEEGITGGAQVITCEDQSSKRIPKKYIVEVDDCLPECCMFSMSSRLHFRWLKFRCSIRCLVEHKYFEWFILFTVMFSSFVLISLACLSENKQLSVFRSLRTLRALRPLRAISRMEGMKVVINALFAAIPGIGNVLVVSLLFWLIFSILGVQLFSGKFQECVDQVGERVSADVVPNKTECLRFPEKYTWRNAEANFDNVFNGFLALFLVATFEGWIEVMHSAVDSTEVDKQPQMNSNMIAYIYFVAFIILGSFFVLNLFVGVVIDNFNSLKKKYEEISSMGMFLTETQRKWVNFLKEAAKKKPPTKGLRPKDRFRAFLYDVVTGDKFEIAILTVIICNMVMMMIQHHGQSVEFSSVLRISNLVFTGIFTAEAMVKLIALRQHYFRKAWNVFDFVIVISSLIGVVLDEVSVRDTVVNPSLLRVMRIFRIARLLRVLEFAKGIRQLLVALMISLPALFNIGTLLFLVIFIYAIIGMSAFGRVKKEGTLDDIVNFETFGSSLMLLFRLSTGSGWNDVMNSLSIQPPDCDPYYEGYPNGDCGTPLGAAAYLISYIVVVFMIIVNMYIAVILENVNRAHENDDFAITKEDFERYYLKWAAFVPNGKQFIPLSQLSDFVNELDKPFRHPKPNESRLREFNIPIRAGELIHCFDLLKALVRCTLEEHGESPEVFQEITVRMEAQFTKSLGRKHSIAILGSTQTKFECEDKTDMV